The DNA sequence TCAAGGTGTTCGGATGGTTTTGGCTGAAATTGTTCCAGCCTTTCAAGGAATCGCTAAGAAGTGGGTTCCTGATTCTAAGCCGGCCTTGGATGTTCCAATTATTTTCTCGTATGCTCCAAATGCTGTGCTGATTGGCTTCTTCGTTAGCTTTATCGTTGGTACCCTATCGATGTTTGTCATGATTGCTCTTCATACGACAGTGATCATTCCGGGGGTTGTCGGGCACTTCTTCTGTGGAGCAGCAGCGGGTATCTATGGGAATGCTACAGGAGGCCGTCGGGGAGCTGTCTTAGGTTCGGCAGTCAATAGTCTCTTACTCAGCTGGTTGCCCCTAACTATTTTGCCGCTTCTAGGCTCTTTAAAATTGGCGGCTTCAACCTTTGCTGATACGGACTACTTAATTCCAGGATGGATTTTAGGTACGTTGGGTCAAGCCGGTTCTGTAGTCTTGGTAGCCAGTATTATTGCTTTTGTACTACTTGTTATCATGGCTAGTTTTCTTCTGGGAAGGAAGGCAAGAGCTGTCAGCAGTGAATGATAAGCAAACTATCGTCCCAACAATTCGGACGGTAGTTTTTGATTTTGAAATAAGGTATCAGTAGGTTAGAATGATTATACTAACTAGTACTAATGATTGGTTTGCATCAAGGGTTGGAGGATAAGTATGCTTGATAAGCGGTTAAGAGATCTGGCTAATTTTTTTATCAGGGAGAGACGAAGCAGCCTAGCTGTCTTAGAAAATTATTTAGGCCTGTCGCGTCGGCAAATTACATACGTACTCGATCGTTTAAATGAACTCTTTCGAGAAAATCAGATTTCACCGATTTCTTATCTAGGACGGGAGTTCGAACTCACGGATAGGCAATTGGATTTTCTGTCACAACTGCTCACTACCTCTCAAATGAAGAATTATATTATGAATAATGAAGAGAGGCAGAAGTTCCTTTATTTGATGCTAGTTGCTGTCGATTTAGACTACATTTCTTTAGCAGATATCATGGATGACTTACGGGTCAGTAAGACAACTGCTCTTGCCAATTTGAAGAATTTGGAAAAGTGTTTAAAGGTCAAGGGTGTCACTTTGGCTTATTCCAGAGATAAGGGCTACCATCTCTTGGGTGATGAATTAGTTTTGAGAAACCTACTTTTAGAGTGGTTAACAAAAGATATTGAAGAGGATAATAGTATTATCTACGATGTCTACATTTCAACATTTAAGGCGGAGAATGTTGAAACTCTTGTCCAAAAAATCCGTTTATTGAAGCAGTCCTATCGTCTCCAGCTAGTAGAAAGCAGGATGGTTGAACTGGCCTATTTTATTGTTTTGACTCTGAATCGTTTAAGAGGAGGATTCTATCAAGGAAGCGATTTTTCGGATATTGAGCTCTCAGACTTTGAGGAGTATCATTTTGTTCAAGCCTTACTAAAAAGTCTAGACATAAAAAGTACTAAAGAAAGTTCCTTTTTATCCGCTTTGGTTTTGGGAGAATCAGTCGGCGATATTAATTGTGATTCACCAGATAGGGGGAAAATTTTAGGACTAACAGAGGCAATGGTTACTCATTTTCAGACCTTATCTGGGATTCATTTTATGGAATGGTCCGATATCGTGGGGCAAATCTATAGCCATTTAAGGCCAACCTATTACCGTTTACTATTTCATCTACCCATCAATAATATATTAATTGATAAGGTAAAG is a window from the Streptococcus criceti HS-6 genome containing:
- a CDS encoding BglG family transcription antiterminator, with the protein product MLDKRLRDLANFFIRERRSSLAVLENYLGLSRRQITYVLDRLNELFRENQISPISYLGREFELTDRQLDFLSQLLTTSQMKNYIMNNEERQKFLYLMLVAVDLDYISLADIMDDLRVSKTTALANLKNLEKCLKVKGVTLAYSRDKGYHLLGDELVLRNLLLEWLTKDIEEDNSIIYDVYISTFKAENVETLVQKIRLLKQSYRLQLVESRMVELAYFIVLTLNRLRGGFYQGSDFSDIELSDFEEYHFVQALLKSLDIKSTKESSFLSALVLGESVGDINCDSPDRGKILGLTEAMVTHFQTLSGIHFMEWSDIVGQIYSHLRPTYYRLLFHLPINNILIDKVKSEYPSIFYLVERALQETDGLKMFVVPDEELAFLTMHFASILTKNQRRVHHRSVRALVVCTNGVGSSAILFEELDHLFTEIDLLGPMTMEKMLTMADGDFDIIFSTASDASIYRMHKPVFIVNPVMTADEEYRLVKRVYETVGNSYFKLPNVDDLMAIIEKYAIIQYNSSLRQELSQYLSPQSRDSKRPSGKLGLSDVLKKEFVLVLESISSLHKAVEMVAQPLVEKNVIEVSYTNQVLENLDQNLQNFLIAPGVLLPHAYPNGVNAIGVGLATLPKPLETAFGQINLIIFLAAVDNESHLQVMKDLLKLLSNQTLISELKGLRSQEEIYDLLQKTFK